One stretch of Streptomyces sp. MMBL 11-1 DNA includes these proteins:
- a CDS encoding transporter, which produces MSVLDAPVAPAAPAAPTTGLTPIFVRLKLTLLRNGLRQSSGRKAVFITSLVFTLLLAAGQVLGLVLLRGDEHAGTVVVLLTGVVALGWAVLPLFFPTGDDTLDPTRLVMLPLRPQPLIRALLVSSMIGIGPLFTLCLVAGSVIALAHGAAGVLFAVLAVPLTMLLCVALSRAVTTANVRLLNSRKGRDLAVLSGLVIAVGIQFVNFGAQRLGQSGGLSTLEPAGDVVRWLPGASAVGAVETASDGAYGAAALQVLITVAALVALMWMWQRSMVRLMTSPDGSTLAAAEPAREESGRGGLSALLPEGRTATVMQRGLRYVARDPKTKAAWVTALAVGAIVPLLNAVQGTGSVYFACFAAGMLGMQMYNQFGQDTSAFWMVALTISSPRDAYVELRARALVLLLLTLPFTLLVCGVTAAVIGDWRSLPGALGLSFALLGSMLATGAVASALFPYSIPQEGAFKNVVPGQGGLAWISILGGMLAAGLLAAPAIAPIIWMHVTDHHDALWLLVPGGLLYGALVGWAGLRIAARRTAARLPEILSAVSKG; this is translated from the coding sequence ATGAGCGTGCTGGACGCCCCGGTCGCACCGGCCGCCCCGGCGGCGCCGACGACGGGGCTGACTCCGATCTTCGTCCGGCTCAAGCTGACGCTGCTGCGCAACGGGCTGCGGCAGTCCTCCGGGCGCAAGGCGGTGTTCATCACCTCCCTGGTCTTCACGCTGCTGCTCGCCGCGGGACAGGTGCTCGGCCTGGTCCTGCTGCGCGGCGACGAGCACGCGGGCACCGTCGTGGTGCTGCTGACCGGTGTCGTGGCGCTCGGCTGGGCGGTGCTGCCGCTGTTCTTCCCCACGGGTGACGACACCCTCGACCCGACCCGGCTGGTGATGCTGCCGCTGCGGCCCCAGCCGCTGATCCGGGCCCTGCTGGTGTCCTCGATGATCGGCATCGGCCCGCTGTTCACCCTGTGCCTGGTGGCCGGTTCGGTCATCGCGCTGGCGCACGGGGCGGCGGGCGTGCTGTTCGCGGTGCTCGCGGTCCCGCTGACGATGCTGCTCTGCGTGGCCCTGTCCCGGGCGGTGACCACGGCCAACGTCCGGCTGCTGAACTCCCGCAAGGGCCGCGACCTCGCGGTGCTCAGCGGTCTGGTGATCGCGGTGGGCATCCAGTTCGTCAACTTCGGCGCGCAGCGGCTCGGGCAGTCCGGCGGGCTCTCCACGCTGGAACCGGCGGGCGACGTGGTCCGCTGGCTGCCCGGCGCCTCCGCCGTGGGGGCGGTGGAGACGGCGTCGGACGGTGCGTACGGGGCCGCGGCCCTCCAGGTGCTGATCACGGTGGCGGCCCTGGTGGCGCTGATGTGGATGTGGCAGCGGAGCATGGTGAGGCTGATGACCTCGCCGGACGGTTCGACCCTGGCGGCGGCGGAGCCGGCCCGTGAGGAGTCCGGCCGGGGCGGTCTTTCGGCGCTGCTGCCGGAGGGCCGCACCGCGACGGTGATGCAGCGCGGCCTGCGGTACGTGGCCCGGGACCCGAAGACCAAAGCTGCCTGGGTGACGGCGCTGGCGGTCGGGGCGATCGTGCCGCTGCTCAACGCGGTGCAGGGCACCGGCTCGGTCTACTTCGCGTGCTTCGCCGCCGGGATGCTCGGCATGCAGATGTACAACCAGTTCGGCCAGGACACCTCGGCCTTCTGGATGGTGGCGCTGACGATCTCCTCGCCCCGGGACGCGTACGTCGAACTGCGGGCGCGGGCGCTGGTCCTGCTGCTGCTGACCCTGCCGTTCACGCTGCTCGTGTGCGGGGTGACGGCGGCGGTGATCGGTGACTGGCGGTCGCTGCCGGGGGCGCTGGGCCTGTCGTTCGCGCTGCTGGGCTCGATGCTGGCGACGGGCGCGGTGGCGTCGGCGCTGTTCCCGTACTCGATTCCGCAGGAGGGCGCGTTCAAGAACGTGGTGCCGGGGCAGGGCGGTCTGGCCTGGATCTCGATCCTCGGCGGCATGCTGGCCGCCGGGCTGCTGGCGGCGCCGGCGATCGCGCCGATCATCTGGATGCACGTCACGGACCACCACGACGCGTTGTGGCTCCTGGTGCCGGGCGGGCTCCTGTACGGGGCGCTCGTCGGGTGGGCGGGGCTGCGGATCGCCGCGCGGCGCACGGCGGCCCGGCTGCCGGAGATCCTGTCGGCGGTCAGCAAGGGCTGA
- a CDS encoding ABC transporter ATP-binding protein, which translates to MPDRADARTETDAGTGGAHEARPAVRVQGLWKRFGDQVAVGGIDLELPAGKFIGLVGPNGAGKTTTLSMVTGLLRPDMGKIEVAGHDVWTDPVEVKSRIGVLPEGLRLFERLSGRELLAYNGRLRGLPGDEVDKRATQLLDVLDLAGSQHKLVVDYSTGMRKKIGLAAALLHNPEVLFLDEPFEGVDPVSAQTIRGVLERYTRSGATVVFSSHVMELVESLCDWVAVMAAGRIKARGTLDEVRGDAPSLQHAFLELVGAGGRDAGDSLDWLGGSR; encoded by the coding sequence ATGCCGGACCGGGCAGATGCACGTACGGAGACAGACGCGGGGACGGGCGGTGCCCACGAGGCTCGGCCCGCCGTCCGCGTACAGGGGCTGTGGAAGCGGTTCGGGGATCAGGTCGCCGTCGGGGGGATCGATCTGGAGCTGCCCGCAGGGAAGTTCATCGGCCTGGTGGGGCCCAACGGGGCGGGCAAGACGACGACGCTCTCGATGGTCACCGGGCTGCTGAGGCCCGACATGGGAAAGATCGAGGTCGCGGGCCACGACGTGTGGACGGATCCGGTCGAGGTGAAGTCCCGGATCGGGGTGCTGCCGGAGGGGCTGCGGCTGTTCGAGCGGCTCTCGGGCCGTGAACTGCTGGCCTACAACGGGCGGTTGCGCGGCCTGCCGGGGGACGAGGTGGACAAGCGGGCCACCCAGCTGCTGGACGTGCTGGATCTCGCGGGCTCGCAGCACAAGCTGGTCGTGGACTACTCGACCGGCATGCGGAAGAAGATCGGGCTCGCCGCCGCTCTGCTCCACAACCCCGAAGTGCTCTTCCTGGACGAACCGTTCGAGGGCGTGGACCCGGTCTCGGCGCAGACCATCCGGGGGGTGCTGGAGCGCTACACCCGGTCCGGGGCGACCGTGGTCTTCTCCAGCCATGTGATGGAGCTGGTCGAGTCGCTGTGCGACTGGGTCGCCGTGATGGCGGCGGGCCGGATCAAGGCGCGGGGCACACTGGACGAGGTGCGCGGCGACGCCCCCTCGTTGCAGCACGCCTTCCTCGAACTGGTCGGCGCGGGCGGCCGGGACGCCGGCGACTCCCTCGACTGGCTGGGCGGCTCCCGATGA
- a CDS encoding alpha/beta fold hydrolase, translating to MVRRIDVTGTDGVRLAAWEFADPPKGRAESESAPGVLLLHGLMGRASHWAPTARWLAERHRAVGLDQRGHGRSDKPADGPYTRDAYVSDAEAAIEQLGLGPVTVVGHAMGALTGWQLAAKRPDLVRALVVCDMRASALGAASQREWSDWFDSWPLPFATLADVRKWFGEDDPWVERPNPSRGAFYAEVMAEREDGWRPVFSRRQMLRTRATWVFDAHWEELAQVQCPALVLRGLDGELGRAEAQEMVRVLPRGQYAEVADAGHLVHYDQPEGWRAAVEPFLEQVRAAPDDHEPASS from the coding sequence ATGGTGCGGCGCATCGATGTGACCGGAACCGACGGCGTACGCCTCGCGGCATGGGAGTTCGCCGATCCGCCCAAGGGGCGCGCGGAATCGGAGAGTGCTCCAGGGGTCTTACTCCTGCACGGGCTGATGGGCCGGGCCTCGCACTGGGCCCCCACCGCCCGCTGGCTGGCCGAACGGCACCGCGCGGTCGGCCTCGACCAACGGGGCCACGGCCGCAGTGACAAGCCCGCCGACGGCCCGTACACCCGCGACGCCTACGTCTCCGACGCCGAGGCCGCGATCGAACAGCTCGGGCTCGGTCCCGTCACCGTCGTCGGCCACGCCATGGGAGCGCTCACGGGCTGGCAGCTCGCCGCCAAGCGCCCCGACCTCGTCCGCGCCCTCGTCGTCTGCGACATGCGGGCCTCCGCCCTCGGGGCGGCTTCCCAGCGCGAGTGGAGCGACTGGTTCGACTCCTGGCCGCTGCCCTTCGCCACCCTCGCCGACGTACGGAAGTGGTTCGGCGAGGACGACCCCTGGGTGGAGCGGCCGAACCCCTCGCGCGGGGCTTTCTACGCGGAGGTGATGGCCGAGCGGGAAGACGGCTGGCGCCCCGTCTTCTCCCGCCGCCAGATGCTCCGCACCCGCGCCACCTGGGTCTTCGACGCCCACTGGGAGGAGCTGGCCCAGGTCCAGTGCCCCGCGCTGGTGCTGCGCGGCCTCGACGGGGAGCTGGGCCGCGCGGAGGCCCAGGAGATGGTCCGGGTCCTGCCCCGCGGCCAGTACGCGGAAGTGGCGGACGCGGGCCACCTCGTCCACTACGACCAGCCGGAGGGCTGGCGGGCCGCGGTCGAACCGTTCCTGGAACAGGTGAGGGCTGCCCCGGACGACCACGAACCGGCCTCCTCGTAG
- a CDS encoding transcriptional regulator, with amino-acid sequence MAARPLVARQPNERLQTLIQEAACSNAGLARRVNMVGAERGLDLRYDKTSVARWLRGQQPRGRAPGIIAEALGRKLGRTVTIDEIGMANGKNLASGVGLQYAPTVAGAVEQVCELWRSDVGRRDLLAGSAVAASALVEPSRDWLISGPDAQVERTAGARVGMSDVEAVRAMTAALTDLDHRFGSGHVRPVLVHYLNSVVSGLLSGAYREQVGRQLFGAVARLAELGGYMAVDTGQPGLAQRYYIQALRLAQAAGDRAYGGYVLAASMSHLAAQLGNPREIAQLARAAQEGARGHVTPRAQAMFYAAEARGHALLGDARTCHAVSGRAVAALEQAGPESGDDPAWIAHFDAGYLADELAHCHRDLGQPEAAARRAKEALAALPETRARRRGIALVLLASAQVQQREVERACHTGTRAMELLATVRSSRGAEYLDDLQQRLTPYGEEPAVREFGERLELQAA; translated from the coding sequence ATGGCTGCAAGGCCTCTCGTAGCCCGCCAGCCCAACGAACGGCTCCAGACGCTCATCCAGGAAGCCGCCTGTTCCAACGCGGGCCTGGCGCGCCGCGTGAACATGGTCGGGGCCGAGCGTGGTCTCGATCTGCGCTACGACAAGACCTCCGTGGCCCGGTGGCTGCGGGGACAGCAGCCCCGGGGCCGGGCCCCGGGCATCATCGCCGAGGCGCTGGGCCGCAAGCTCGGCCGTACGGTCACGATCGACGAGATCGGCATGGCCAACGGCAAGAACCTGGCCAGCGGCGTCGGCCTCCAGTACGCGCCGACGGTCGCCGGGGCCGTCGAGCAGGTCTGCGAGCTGTGGCGCAGCGACGTGGGCCGCCGCGACCTGCTCGCCGGGTCGGCGGTCGCCGCGTCCGCGCTGGTCGAGCCCAGCCGGGACTGGCTGATCTCGGGTCCGGACGCGCAGGTCGAGCGGACGGCGGGGGCCCGGGTCGGGATGTCCGACGTCGAGGCGGTGCGGGCGATGACCGCCGCGCTGACCGACCTCGACCACCGTTTCGGCAGCGGCCATGTGCGGCCGGTGCTCGTGCACTACCTCAACAGCGTGGTCTCCGGGCTGCTTTCGGGGGCGTACCGCGAACAGGTGGGGCGGCAGCTGTTCGGCGCGGTGGCCCGGCTCGCCGAGCTCGGCGGCTACATGGCGGTCGACACCGGCCAGCCGGGCCTGGCCCAGCGCTACTACATCCAGGCGCTGCGGCTCGCGCAGGCGGCGGGCGACCGGGCGTACGGCGGCTATGTGCTCGCCGCGTCGATGAGCCACCTCGCCGCCCAGCTCGGCAACCCCCGTGAGATCGCCCAACTGGCGCGCGCCGCACAGGAAGGGGCCCGGGGGCACGTCACCCCCCGCGCCCAGGCGATGTTCTACGCGGCGGAGGCCCGGGGGCACGCGCTGCTCGGTGACGCCCGGACCTGCCACGCGGTGTCGGGGCGGGCGGTCGCCGCGCTGGAGCAGGCGGGCCCGGAGTCCGGCGACGACCCGGCCTGGATCGCCCATTTCGACGCGGGCTACCTCGCGGACGAACTGGCGCACTGCCACCGGGACCTGGGGCAGCCGGAGGCGGCGGCCCGGCGGGCCAAGGAGGCGCTGGCCGCGCTGCCGGAGACCCGGGCCCGGCGCCGGGGCATCGCGCTGGTGCTGCTGGCCTCGGCCCAGGTGCAGCAGCGGGAGGTGGAGCGGGCGTGCCACACGGGGACCCGGGCGATGGAGTTGCTGGCGACGGTGCGTTCCAGCCGGGGTGCCGAGTATCTCGACGACCTCCAGCAGCGGCTCACGCCCTACGGCGAGGAGCCCGCGGTACGGGAGTTCGGCGAGCGGCTGGAGCTCCAGGCGGCCTGA
- a CDS encoding PAS domain-containing protein — MGVSRSSGTTDELGPDEDSGGVPPGRSADPGPPAGEGGTAGEPPGSELLAALLDGMDAALCAFDAAGTVTHWNREAERVLGWSAREAVGRHGFAGWAVRRADADEVQKRLMSAMDAPGRQVHEFALLRKDGGRVLVRTQSAGVRGADGKPAGVYCAFTEVHAQIDLERAIALSEALLEDASWGVVLLDVDLRPTVVNAYAARALGGARTALLGRPLGDLVVEGVEELEAALHHVLAEGAPSAPAELWVTLRTAEGERRRCWRSGYLRLASPLTEEPVPLGVGWLFRDVTTGRLAEREADRLRFRTSQLHRAARTASECEDPMEAATSLLDFALAGFADHVLVDLAAGERLVRTAATPFDAPGPCLPVSGGAVPARYGPGHPALQSVERTGSVRTSAGAGAAAQAWAAERRWPRDAAHALCSVLRSRGRTLGVLTFLRAANRSAFEHTDAAYAETVAARVAGAVDLAQVTAGT; from the coding sequence GTGGGTGTTTCCAGGAGCAGCGGGACCACCGACGAGCTCGGGCCGGACGAGGATTCCGGCGGCGTGCCCCCGGGGCGCTCCGCGGACCCCGGGCCCCCGGCGGGCGAGGGCGGCACAGCCGGTGAGCCCCCCGGGTCCGAGCTGCTGGCCGCGCTGCTCGACGGCATGGACGCCGCGCTCTGCGCGTTCGACGCGGCCGGCACGGTCACCCACTGGAACCGCGAGGCCGAACGCGTCCTCGGCTGGTCGGCGCGCGAGGCCGTGGGACGTCACGGCTTCGCGGGCTGGGCGGTGCGCCGGGCCGACGCGGACGAGGTGCAGAAGCGGCTGATGTCGGCCATGGACGCGCCGGGGCGGCAGGTGCACGAGTTCGCGCTGCTGCGCAAGGACGGCGGCCGGGTGCTGGTGCGGACCCAGTCAGCCGGGGTGCGCGGCGCGGACGGGAAGCCGGCCGGGGTGTACTGCGCGTTCACCGAGGTGCACGCCCAGATCGACCTGGAGCGGGCCATCGCGCTGAGCGAGGCGCTGTTGGAGGACGCCTCCTGGGGTGTGGTCCTCCTCGACGTCGACCTGCGCCCGACGGTCGTCAACGCGTACGCGGCCCGCGCGCTCGGCGGGGCCCGTACGGCCCTCCTCGGCCGCCCGCTCGGCGACCTGGTGGTCGAGGGCGTGGAGGAACTGGAGGCGGCCCTGCACCATGTGCTCGCCGAAGGCGCCCCGAGCGCCCCGGCCGAGCTGTGGGTCACCCTGCGGACGGCGGAGGGCGAACGCCGCCGGTGCTGGCGCAGCGGATACCTGCGGCTGGCCTCGCCGCTGACGGAGGAACCGGTCCCGCTCGGGGTGGGGTGGCTCTTCCGGGACGTCACCACCGGCCGGCTCGCGGAGCGGGAGGCCGACCGGCTGCGGTTCCGGACGAGCCAGCTGCACCGGGCCGCCCGTACGGCCTCCGAGTGCGAGGACCCGATGGAGGCGGCGACCTCCCTGCTGGACTTCGCGCTCGCCGGGTTCGCCGACCACGTCCTGGTCGACCTGGCCGCCGGCGAGCGCCTGGTGCGTACGGCCGCCACGCCCTTCGACGCTCCCGGCCCCTGCCTCCCGGTGTCCGGCGGCGCCGTCCCGGCCCGCTACGGCCCCGGCCATCCGGCCCTCCAGTCGGTCGAGCGCACCGGCTCCGTCCGTACGAGCGCGGGCGCCGGAGCCGCCGCCCAGGCCTGGGCCGCGGAACGCCGCTGGCCCCGGGACGCGGCGCACGCGCTCTGCTCGGTGCTCCGGAGCCGGGGCCGGACGCTGGGCGTGCTGACGTTCCTCCGCGCGGCGAACCGGTCCGCCTTCGAGCACACCGACGCGGCGTACGCGGAGACGGTCGCCGCCCGGGTCGCGGGAGCGGTCGACCTGGCGCAGGTGACGGCGGGGACGTAG
- a CDS encoding bifunctional DNA primase/polymerase, with translation MEKPIGVTEAVQVPQQRVGHLLDAAVRYAEERHWDVFPGTWLEAVGGGERCSCGDADCALPGAHADRPDWAGRATGSGAAARRMWSRQPRASVLLPAGRAFDALEVPESAGFLALARMERMDLTLGPVTRTPDRRMLFFVLPGAAAKASELVRGLGWNAEAIDLTGRGEGHYIAAPPTRVGARGAVQWARQPTHANRWLPEVEELISPLAYACAREATDARTRVVP, from the coding sequence GTGGAAAAGCCCATCGGAGTCACGGAAGCCGTACAGGTCCCTCAGCAGCGCGTCGGGCATCTGCTCGACGCCGCGGTGCGGTATGCGGAAGAGCGTCATTGGGACGTGTTCCCCGGCACCTGGCTGGAGGCGGTGGGCGGCGGGGAGCGGTGTTCGTGCGGCGACGCCGACTGCGCCCTGCCCGGGGCCCACGCGGACCGGCCCGACTGGGCGGGCCGGGCGACCGGCAGCGGGGCCGCCGCCCGGCGCATGTGGAGCAGGCAGCCCCGCGCCTCGGTACTGCTGCCGGCCGGCCGGGCCTTCGACGCGCTGGAGGTCCCGGAATCCGCGGGGTTCCTGGCACTGGCCCGGATGGAGCGGATGGACCTGACGCTGGGCCCGGTGACCCGCACGCCCGACCGCCGGATGCTCTTCTTCGTCCTGCCGGGCGCCGCCGCCAAGGCCTCCGAGCTGGTGCGCGGGCTCGGCTGGAACGCCGAGGCGATCGACCTGACCGGCCGCGGCGAGGGCCACTACATCGCCGCACCGCCCACCCGGGTCGGTGCCCGGGGGGCCGTGCAGTGGGCCCGGCAGCCCACGCATGCCAACCGCTGGCTGCCCGAAGTGGAGGAGCTGATCAGCCCGCTGGCGTACGCCTGCGCGCGGGAGGCGACCGACGCCCGTACGCGCGTCGTTCCGTAG
- a CDS encoding SIS domain-containing protein yields MSDSKLAGQFFDAAIGLLTRVRDEEADSIAAAGAAVADTVEAGGRLFAFGAGHSSLAAQDVVYRAGGLALMNLLTVPGAVGVDVMPATLGSALERVDGLASAVLDSSPATAGDLLVIVSLSGRNALPVEMAQNARALGLKVIGLTSVAYAEGTRSRHASGGFLRDHCDIVLDSKIAIGDAELTSPGVDAPFAPASTVVTSAIMQAMLAAAVERLVARGIEPPMLRSGNVDGGHEWNGRVMTEYRDRIFYRH; encoded by the coding sequence ATGAGCGACAGCAAGCTGGCCGGTCAGTTCTTCGATGCGGCGATCGGCCTGCTGACGCGGGTGCGGGACGAGGAGGCGGACAGCATCGCCGCCGCCGGCGCGGCCGTCGCGGACACCGTCGAGGCCGGCGGCAGGCTCTTCGCCTTCGGTGCGGGCCACTCCTCGCTGGCCGCCCAGGACGTCGTCTACCGTGCGGGCGGCCTGGCGCTGATGAACCTGCTCACCGTGCCCGGCGCGGTCGGCGTGGACGTCATGCCCGCCACGCTCGGCTCGGCGCTGGAGCGGGTGGACGGGCTCGCCTCGGCCGTCCTGGACTCCAGCCCCGCCACCGCCGGGGACCTTCTGGTGATCGTCTCGCTGTCCGGGCGCAACGCCCTGCCGGTCGAGATGGCGCAGAACGCCCGCGCCCTCGGGCTGAAGGTCATCGGCCTCACCTCGGTCGCGTACGCGGAGGGCACCCGCTCCCGGCACGCCTCGGGCGGCTTCCTGCGCGACCACTGCGACATCGTCCTGGACAGCAAGATCGCGATCGGCGACGCGGAGCTGACGTCTCCCGGCGTCGACGCCCCCTTCGCCCCCGCCTCGACCGTGGTGACCAGCGCGATCATGCAGGCGATGCTGGCCGCCGCCGTCGAGCGGCTGGTGGCCCGGGGCATCGAGCCGCCGATGCTGCGCTCGGGCAACGTCGACGGCGGCCACGAGTGGAACGGCCGGGTCATGACGGAGTACCGCGACCGGATCTTCTACCGCCACTGA
- a CDS encoding metal-dependent transcriptional regulator, with product MSGLIDTTEMYLRTILELEEEGVVPMRARIAERLDQSGPTVSQTVARMERDGLVQVAGDRHLELTEEGRRLATRVMRKHRLAECLLVDVIGLEWEQVHAEACRWEHVMSEAVERRVLELLRHPTESPYGNPIPGLEELGEKAEADPFLDASMVSLADLDPGAEGKTVVVRRIGEPIQTDAQLMYTLRRAGVQPGSVVSVTESPGGVLVGSSGEAAELGSEVASHVFVAKR from the coding sequence ATGTCCGGACTGATCGACACCACGGAGATGTATCTCCGCACCATCCTCGAACTGGAAGAGGAAGGCGTGGTCCCCATGCGCGCCCGCATCGCCGAACGGCTGGACCAGAGCGGTCCGACCGTCAGCCAGACGGTGGCCCGCATGGAGCGCGACGGGCTGGTCCAGGTCGCGGGAGACCGCCATCTGGAGCTGACCGAGGAGGGCCGTCGCCTCGCCACCCGCGTCATGCGCAAGCACCGGCTCGCCGAGTGTCTGCTCGTGGACGTCATCGGTCTGGAGTGGGAGCAGGTCCACGCCGAGGCCTGCCGCTGGGAGCACGTGATGAGCGAGGCGGTGGAGCGGCGGGTGCTGGAGCTGCTGCGTCACCCGACGGAGTCGCCGTACGGGAACCCCATCCCGGGCCTGGAGGAGCTGGGCGAGAAGGCGGAGGCCGATCCGTTCCTGGACGCCTCCATGGTGAGCCTGGCCGACCTGGACCCGGGCGCCGAGGGCAAGACCGTGGTGGTGCGGCGGATCGGGGAGCCGATCCAGACCGACGCCCAGCTGATGTACACGCTGCGCAGGGCCGGGGTGCAGCCCGGGTCCGTCGTCAGCGTGACCGAGTCGCCCGGCGGGGTGCTGGTCGGCTCCAGCGGGGAGGCGGCCGAGCTCGGCTCCGAGGTCGCCTCGCACGTCTTCGTCGCCAAGCGCTGA